The Campylobacter sp. CNRCH_2014_0184h genome has a window encoding:
- the ccoP gene encoding cytochrome-c oxidase, cbb3-type subunit III, which produces MQWLNLQDNVNLLSFIGAILIILITLVVVGKLFKSMKEEKSQGELSEHSWDGIGEFKNPIPLGWAVVFFLAIVWCIWYFLWGYPLNSYSQIGEYNKEVQAHNEKFAQKFANLSAQDKQEMGKNIFLVQCSSCHGITGDGINGKAQNLNIWGSEEGLIEVITKGSKGMNYPMGEMLSAADNGIDEADIPAIAAYVASEISAIKKTENPQLVAKGKELFATCTVCHGEDGKGTIDGQLVAPDLTKYGSAEFVVDVLNRGKAGSIGVMPHFNNGLLNELQKEAVSEYAISLSRGE; this is translated from the coding sequence ATGCAATGGTTGAATTTACAAGATAATGTTAATTTATTATCTTTTATCGGAGCAATTCTTATCATACTAATTACGCTTGTTGTGGTAGGAAAATTGTTTAAAAGTATGAAAGAAGAAAAGAGCCAAGGTGAACTAAGCGAGCATAGTTGGGATGGTATAGGTGAGTTTAAAAATCCTATACCACTTGGTTGGGCTGTAGTGTTTTTCTTAGCTATAGTATGGTGTATATGGTATTTTCTTTGGGGATATCCTTTAAATAGTTATTCTCAAATTGGTGAGTATAATAAAGAAGTACAAGCACATAATGAAAAATTTGCACAAAAATTTGCAAATTTAAGTGCACAAGATAAACAAGAAATGGGTAAGAATATTTTCTTGGTTCAATGTTCTTCTTGTCATGGTATTACAGGTGATGGTATTAATGGAAAAGCACAAAATCTTAACATTTGGGGTTCAGAAGAAGGGCTTATAGAGGTAATTACTAAAGGTTCTAAGGGTATGAATTATCCTATGGGTGAAATGTTAAGTGCAGCTGATAATGGCATAGATGAGGCTGATATCCCTGCAATTGCTGCCTATGTTGCTTCTGAAATTTCAGCAATTAAAAAAACTGAAAATCCTCAACTTGTAGCAAAAGGAAAAGAACTTTTTGCAACTTGTACGGTGTGTCATGGTGAAGATGGAAAAGGAACTATTGATGGGCAATTGGTTGCTCCGGATTTGACAAAATATGGCAGTGCTGAGTTTGTAGTAGATGTTTTAAATCGTGGTAAAGCAGGTAGTATAGGTGTAATGCCTCATTTTAATAATGGTTTATTAAATGAGCTTCAAAAAGAAGCAGTTAGCGAATATGCAATTTCTCTTTCAAGGGGTGAATAA
- a CDS encoding DUF4006 family protein: MENSNRCVFSLSGVSGMLIATVLLLSILAGLTVWGLKTQQDVMQKPYKIENAEQIKMFDSKREEHIIIKE; the protein is encoded by the coding sequence ATGGAAAATTCAAATAGATGTGTATTTTCACTTTCGGGTGTTAGTGGAATGTTAATAGCAACTGTTTTATTGCTATCGATTCTAGCTGGACTTACTGTTTGGGGTCTTAAAACACAGCAAGATGTTATGCAAAAACCTTATAAAATAGAAAATGCAGAGCAAATTAAAATGTTTGACTCTAAAAGAGAAGAACATATCATCATAAAGGAATGA
- a CDS encoding FixH family protein yields the protein MQNQKTFWPYGILISLGLIVIACIVTIFIASKAPVYEDNFYFDSYQNVELNYNEIQNRQKTFDENFKLSIKDKESFMHKKNQVYYINEGQNELRIAIENLKDYDLSKLQIQTLLSRPHTNVNDENLQARLEGSDLVFDFNIKEKGAWQILLKITQDENSVGFFKFFLQTK from the coding sequence ATGCAAAATCAGAAAACATTTTGGCCTTATGGCATTTTGATTTCTTTAGGGCTTATTGTTATAGCTTGTATTGTAACGATTTTTATTGCAAGCAAAGCCCCTGTGTATGAAGATAATTTTTATTTTGATTCTTATCAAAATGTAGAATTAAATTATAATGAAATTCAAAACAGACAAAAGACTTTTGATGAAAATTTTAAATTAAGCATTAAAGATAAAGAAAGCTTTATGCATAAGAAAAATCAAGTTTATTATATTAATGAAGGGCAAAATGAACTTAGGATTGCGATTGAAAATTTAAAAGATTATGATTTAAGTAAGCTTCAAATTCAAACTTTACTTTCACGTCCACATACAAATGTAAATGATGAGAATTTACAAGCAAGACTAGAAGGAAGTGATTTGGTGTTTGATTTTAATATTAAAGAAAAAGGTGCATGGCAAATACTTTTAAAAATCACTCAAGATGAAAATAGCGTAGGATTTTTTAAATTCTTTTTACAGACTAAATAA
- a CDS encoding PD-(D/E)XK nuclease family protein yields MKLFVFSSLRALRKYYEKKLQIDTLVDPAMSIAEFMQKLVFSPHFQATHYECLLLMKKACEQTKNLEQSLKIPSNFFAFLKNNAYLFSFFKELSLEKKDISTLKNYDAYAQYDEHLQILEELFKNYLTLLHEQNLYDDISLVLDYEINNDFLKNYDEIIFDFQGFLNAFEVELLLKVKEILPLKVQFNCTKFNKDFLSSLSFLQGLSLKENHVYLYDVNQAQILQECPFVQENKITYKSFNLRSLQAAFVFEKINSFLKAGISAKDIVVITPDENFVDILRLYDKNNVLNYANGESIKHTLFYHRLKTLYESAKDDEFEYELSEDFFDRQKLNKHLCNLHFYPSGIDFIEFRKLFDENISFDFFENFIHNLLEDINNQELQDCIYQELAFIKELIKTHTLSFKQILELFFMQIDNKKLSSVGGGEVTVMGLLESRGLSFDGVIIVDFNDEFIPKRVSSELFLNNEIRKKAGLITHAQRENLQRHYYYTLIAKAKLVGISYVENEEKIKSRFLSELDFLLIEDKTYSDNAYIKYFQTHKCDFNLEPITHIMAKHDYFSKELTFTRFHLLINYGLDYYYKYVLGLKEPKELEDTLRANELGSFIHKALEKYYKQNKKAKYFDYEKFMDIVKNLKDYKIDALNLALIQAMFKEFQVLENEHFKQGFMVRDCEFSQKKDFIAQNGVKITIFGRLDRLDENENEKLVIDYKTGKIDEKTYQLAFYKFLLEGVYPLENINACFYDLKNMKIVYENTESEKVQELKDMLNELAKDPLEKEFTNQRNDNTYSPYTMLYKKEFKL; encoded by the coding sequence ATGAAGCTTTTTGTTTTTAGCTCACTAAGAGCTTTAAGAAAATATTATGAGAAAAAACTACAAATAGACACTTTAGTAGATCCGGCTATGAGTATAGCTGAATTTATGCAAAAATTAGTTTTTTCTCCACATTTTCAAGCAACTCATTATGAGTGTTTGCTTTTGATGAAAAAGGCTTGCGAACAAACTAAAAATTTAGAGCAAAGTTTAAAAATACCGAGTAATTTTTTTGCATTTTTAAAAAACAATGCTTATTTATTTAGTTTTTTTAAAGAACTTAGCTTGGAGAAAAAGGACATTAGTACTTTAAAAAATTATGACGCTTATGCACAGTATGATGAACATTTGCAAATTTTAGAAGAGCTTTTTAAAAATTATCTTACCCTATTACATGAACAAAATTTATATGATGATATTTCTTTAGTATTAGATTATGAAATTAATAATGATTTTTTAAAAAATTATGATGAGATTATTTTTGATTTTCAAGGTTTTTTGAATGCTTTTGAAGTAGAGCTTTTGTTAAAAGTTAAAGAAATACTTCCTCTTAAAGTGCAATTTAATTGTACTAAATTTAACAAAGATTTTTTAAGTTCTCTTAGCTTTTTACAAGGGCTTTCTCTTAAGGAAAATCATGTGTATTTATATGATGTAAACCAAGCACAAATATTACAAGAGTGTCCTTTTGTACAAGAAAATAAAATCACTTATAAAAGTTTTAATTTACGGTCTTTGCAAGCTGCTTTTGTTTTTGAAAAAATTAACAGCTTTTTAAAAGCTGGTATTAGCGCAAAAGATATTGTAGTGATTACTCCTGATGAGAACTTTGTAGATATTTTAAGACTTTATGATAAAAACAATGTATTAAACTATGCCAATGGGGAAAGTATCAAACATACGCTTTTTTATCATAGATTAAAGACTTTATATGAAAGTGCTAAAGATGATGAGTTTGAGTATGAGCTGAGTGAAGATTTTTTTGATAGGCAAAAGTTAAACAAGCACCTATGTAATTTGCATTTTTATCCTTCTGGTATTGATTTTATAGAGTTTAGAAAGCTTTTTGATGAAAATATCTCTTTTGATTTTTTTGAAAACTTCATCCATAATTTGCTAGAAGATATTAACAATCAAGAATTGCAAGATTGTATCTATCAAGAGCTTGCATTCATTAAAGAACTTATAAAAACACATACTTTAAGTTTTAAGCAAATTTTAGAGTTATTTTTCATGCAAATTGACAATAAAAAACTAAGCAGTGTTGGCGGTGGTGAAGTTACTGTAATGGGGCTTTTAGAAAGTAGGGGGCTCAGCTTTGATGGGGTGATTATAGTTGATTTTAATGATGAGTTTATCCCTAAAAGAGTTTCAAGTGAGTTATTTTTAAATAATGAAATTCGAAAAAAAGCAGGACTTATTACTCATGCTCAAAGAGAAAATTTACAAAGACATTATTATTATACCCTAATAGCCAAGGCAAAATTAGTAGGAATTTCTTATGTAGAGAATGAAGAAAAAATCAAGTCAAGATTTTTAAGTGAGCTTGATTTTTTACTCATAGAGGATAAAACATACAGTGACAATGCCTATATCAAATACTTTCAAACACACAAGTGCGATTTTAACCTTGAGCCAATTACACATATAATGGCTAAGCATGATTATTTTAGTAAAGAGCTTACTTTTACGAGATTCCACCTTTTGATAAATTATGGCTTAGATTATTATTATAAATATGTCTTAGGACTAAAAGAACCAAAAGAATTAGAAGATACTCTTAGGGCGAATGAGCTAGGAAGTTTTATTCATAAAGCTTTAGAAAAATACTATAAACAAAACAAAAAAGCAAAATATTTTGACTATGAAAAATTTATGGATATTGTAAAAAATTTGAAAGATTACAAAATCGATGCTTTAAATTTAGCTTTAATACAAGCAATGTTTAAAGAATTTCAAGTGCTTGAAAATGAGCATTTTAAACAAGGTTTTATGGTAAGAGATTGTGAATTTTCACAAAAAAAAGATTTTATCGCTCAAAATGGAGTTAAAATTACTATTTTTGGTCGTTTAGATAGATTAGATGAAAATGAAAATGAAAAATTAGTCATAGATTATAAAACTGGGAAAATAGATGAAAAAACTTACCAGCTTGCTTTTTATAAGTTTTTATTAGAGGGTGTATACCCTTTAGAAAATATAAATGCTTGTTTTTATGATTTAAAAAATATGAAAATCGTTTATGAAAATACTGAAAGTGAAAAGGTGCAAGAGCTTAAAGACATGCTTAATGAGCTTGCAAAAGATCCTTTAGAAAAAGAATTTACTAATCAAAGAAATGATAATACCTATAGTCCTTATACCATGCTTTATAAAAAGGAGTTTAAGCTTTGA
- a CDS encoding RecB-like helicase — protein sequence MSCNFEPFLALEASAGSGKTFALSVRFVALVLMGAKINEILALTFTNKTTSEMKERIFKTFLEFDVLENGENKAECNELMRMLGKSKEELVDLRQKRKNEFLRSKLNIYTFDSFFSQIIRSFALNLGFMSDFEIIESQDSYKNFIAKLNEEELKSLAYYIIQTKSKSDFLKNLENLYTKHCDVKPNPKAYLPSKAALEKNIDEFIAYAKNLSTNKNYLSNFNFERMEDFFAKPIISNLDKNYFTKVIDNEFLQKRAELIQNAKEYFNQIENYRISMLAKLLKHFKEARNENNTKQNALTFSDIALKTYELISDEANKELIYFRLDGYISHLLIDEFQDTNVLQYQILKPIIAELVSGEGVKKNRSFFYVGDKKQSIYGFRGGKKELFDKLLKDFPQIKLEHLDTNYRSKKIIVDYVNDTFKDKFFDSFLNPSFTLQKSVKEGGYVEILQNHIPSKDGSVYEASAKEALKIIHRLLEKGIKLDDICILVWVNKDATLIQEFLEENGVKAYTQSNVPLLDCISVRVLFEYAKACVLKDEFGLYFVNDILKKELSYLELDINRSVGEILKYLIDYLKLDLSDVNLIAYLEHASTFDNFFDFLFSPCKLSSLQAQNDGVSIMTVHKSKGLEFENLIVLDRLSKKAPDTDTLMFEYDLEQGWEIKYRHSAREYLEDDSYNAFLDKRKKLQTEDEINCLYVALTRAKNSLFVIKNDENYKGFKGYFKDYEEKQIGILEEQLSKTNEPLEKLEQIESFEEFQKVNLQEVKVKNYFTSEQIRFGLALHEFLQYFDFNTKNNFEFCKQMVYKKYRFYLDDEAFDELFKRLTMLLKDEKFNALLVGKKLLKEQIITYKGEQKQLDMLAFDDNEAIIIDYKTGLNLNEHKKQVLLYKEAIEKILTKTSTKVFLVYVLKDKVDVIEV from the coding sequence TTGAGTTGTAATTTTGAGCCTTTTTTGGCCTTAGAAGCTAGTGCAGGAAGTGGAAAAACCTTTGCATTAAGCGTGCGTTTTGTAGCCTTGGTGTTAATGGGAGCTAAGATTAATGAAATTTTAGCTCTTACTTTTACCAATAAAACCACAAGTGAGATGAAAGAAAGGATTTTTAAAACCTTTTTAGAATTTGATGTGCTTGAAAATGGAGAAAATAAAGCAGAATGCAATGAGCTTATGAGAATGCTAGGCAAAAGCAAAGAAGAGCTTGTAGATTTAAGACAAAAGCGTAAAAACGAATTTTTAAGATCTAAACTCAATATCTATACCTTTGATAGTTTTTTTTCGCAAATCATTCGTTCTTTTGCTTTAAATTTAGGTTTTATGAGTGATTTTGAGATCATAGAAAGTCAAGATAGTTATAAAAATTTCATTGCTAAATTAAACGAAGAAGAGCTAAAAAGTCTAGCGTATTACATTATCCAAACAAAAAGCAAAAGTGATTTTTTAAAAAACCTTGAAAATTTATATACCAAACATTGTGATGTTAAGCCAAATCCAAAAGCTTACCTTCCAAGCAAGGCTGCTTTAGAAAAAAATATTGATGAGTTTATAGCTTATGCAAAAAATTTAAGCACAAATAAAAATTATCTTTCAAATTTTAATTTTGAAAGAATGGAAGATTTTTTCGCTAAGCCTATTATTAGTAATTTAGATAAAAATTATTTTACTAAAGTCATTGATAATGAATTTTTACAAAAAAGAGCAGAGCTTATACAAAATGCAAAAGAATATTTTAATCAAATAGAAAATTACCGCATAAGTATGCTTGCAAAGCTTTTGAAGCATTTTAAAGAAGCAAGAAATGAAAACAATACCAAGCAAAATGCATTAACTTTTTCAGATATAGCCTTAAAAACTTATGAATTAATTAGTGATGAGGCTAATAAAGAATTGATTTATTTTAGACTTGATGGATATATTTCTCATTTATTAATCGATGAATTTCAAGATACTAATGTCTTGCAATATCAAATTTTAAAGCCTATTATCGCTGAGCTTGTTTCAGGTGAGGGTGTGAAAAAAAACAGAAGTTTTTTTTATGTAGGCGATAAAAAGCAGAGTATATATGGTTTTAGAGGGGGTAAAAAAGAACTTTTTGATAAGCTTTTAAAAGACTTTCCACAAATTAAACTAGAGCATTTAGATACTAATTATCGTAGTAAAAAAATCATTGTTGATTATGTCAATGACACTTTTAAAGATAAATTTTTTGATAGCTTTTTAAATCCTAGCTTTACTTTGCAAAAAAGCGTTAAAGAAGGCGGGTATGTAGAAATTTTGCAAAATCACATCCCTAGTAAAGATGGTTCTGTTTATGAAGCAAGTGCTAAAGAAGCTTTAAAAATCATCCATAGACTTTTAGAAAAAGGCATTAAGCTTGATGATATTTGCATTTTAGTATGGGTCAATAAAGACGCCACTTTGATTCAAGAATTTCTTGAAGAAAATGGCGTTAAAGCTTATACGCAAAGCAATGTTCCTTTGTTAGATTGTATTAGCGTAAGAGTGCTTTTTGAGTATGCAAAGGCTTGTGTGCTTAAAGATGAGTTTGGTTTGTATTTTGTAAATGATATTTTAAAAAAAGAACTTAGTTATCTTGAGCTTGATATAAACCGCAGTGTAGGTGAAATTTTAAAATACTTGATTGATTATTTAAAGCTTGATCTAAGCGATGTTAATCTTATCGCCTATTTAGAGCATGCAAGTACTTTTGATAATTTTTTTGATTTTTTATTTAGTCCTTGTAAATTAAGTTCTTTACAAGCACAAAATGATGGAGTTAGCATTATGACCGTGCATAAGTCTAAGGGGCTTGAATTTGAAAATTTAATCGTGCTTGATAGACTTAGTAAAAAAGCTCCAGACACTGATACTTTAATGTTTGAGTATGATTTAGAGCAGGGCTGGGAAATAAAATACAGACATAGTGCTAGAGAATACCTTGAAGATGATAGCTATAATGCCTTTTTAGACAAAAGAAAAAAACTCCAAACAGAAGATGAGATAAATTGTTTATATGTAGCACTTACTAGAGCTAAAAATTCTCTTTTTGTTATAAAAAATGATGAAAATTATAAGGGTTTTAAAGGATATTTTAAAGATTATGAAGAAAAGCAAATAGGCATTTTAGAAGAACAACTTTCAAAAACAAATGAGCCTTTGGAAAAATTAGAGCAAATAGAAAGCTTTGAAGAATTTCAAAAGGTAAATTTACAAGAAGTTAAAGTTAAAAACTATTTTACAAGCGAGCAAATACGTTTTGGCTTGGCTTTGCATGAATTTTTACAATATTTTGATTTTAACACTAAAAATAATTTTGAATTTTGTAAGCAAATGGTGTATAAAAAATATCGTTTTTACTTAGATGATGAAGCTTTTGATGAGCTTTTTAAAAGACTTACTATGCTTTTAAAAGATGAGAAATTTAACGCACTTTTAGTGGGTAAAAAGTTACTTAAAGAGCAAATCATCACTTATAAAGGCGAGCAAAAACAGCTTGATATGCTTGCATTTGATGATAATGAAGCTATCATTATAGACTATAAAACAGGTTTAAATTTAAACGAGCATAAAAAGCAAGTTTTACTTTACAAAGAAGCCATAGAAAAAATCTTAACTAAGACTTCCACTAAGGTTTTTTTGGTGTATGTTTTAAAAGATAAAGTGGATGTAATAGAGGTTTAA
- the rplM gene encoding 50S ribosomal protein L13, with the protein MTKITKPNEVKREWIVLDAEGKRFGRLLTEVATILRGKNKPCYTPNVDCGDYVIIINASKAVFTGANKAEDKLYHRHSGYFGSVKSEKFGDLLEKNPVKLYKLAVRGMLPKTNLGRAMLKKLKIYAGSEHPHTAQIANKGK; encoded by the coding sequence ATGACAAAGATAACAAAGCCAAACGAAGTAAAACGCGAATGGATCGTTTTAGACGCTGAAGGAAAGCGTTTTGGTCGTCTTTTAACAGAAGTAGCGACTATTTTAAGAGGTAAAAATAAACCTTGCTATACTCCAAATGTTGATTGTGGAGATTATGTAATCATTATCAATGCTTCTAAAGCAGTTTTCACAGGTGCAAATAAAGCAGAAGATAAACTATACCACAGACATTCAGGGTATTTTGGAAGTGTAAAAAGTGAAAAATTTGGTGATTTATTAGAAAAAAATCCAGTTAAATTATATAAATTAGCAGTTCGTGGTATGCTACCTAAAACAAACCTAGGTAGAGCTATGCTAAAAAAATTAAAAATTTATGCAGGTAGCGAACATCCTCATACTGCTCAAATTGCTAATAAAGGAAAATAA